The proteins below come from a single Macrobrachium nipponense isolate FS-2020 chromosome 17, ASM1510439v2, whole genome shotgun sequence genomic window:
- the LOC135196159 gene encoding apolipoprotein D-like has product MDSFGGVGAPRVSTKQWHRLNIVASVFLVMFLNRMTTGQVFFNGPCPNIQPMKDFQPKRFLGRWYEIERFFVSYEDLAGTCWVENYLFEKGRGHFTRLDWKDRLSGLILNIENGITFDKKEPGRLRYVVQRPSIPILQGEYLILATDYHSYALAWQCMDFPLRFGHTEILWFLSKDQFPSYETEQTAKRTAAKLGLDISRLKKQDRSRCPK; this is encoded by the exons ATGGATTCTTTTGGCGG AGTCGGTGCGCCTAGAGTTTCAACGAAGCAATGGCACAGACTGAACATCGTTGCCTCAGTATTTCTGGTGATGTTCCTGAATCGGATGACTACAGGCCAAGTCTTTTTCAATGGTCCCTGTCCAAACATCCAGCCTATGAAAGACTTCCAGCCAAAAAGG TTCCTCGGTCGGTGGTACGAGATAGAGAGATTTTTCGTTTCTTACGAAGATTTGGCAGGAACCTGTTGGGTCGAAAATTATCTCTTCGAGAAAGGCAGAGGTCATTTCACCCGGCTGGACTGGAAAGACCGTTT AAGCGGATTGATTTTGAACATAGAAAACGGAATCACCTTCGACAAGAAAGAACCGGGAAGGCTacgatatgttgtacagcgacCCAGCATTCCAA TTTTACAGGGAGAATACTTAATCCTGGCAACTGATTATCATTCCTATGCTCTGGCCTGGCAGTGTATGGACTTCCCGCTACGTTTTGGCCACACAG aaatctTGTGGTTCCTTTCAAAAGACCAGTTTCCGAGTTACGAAACCGAGCAGACAGCAAAGCGCACGGCAGCCAAACTAGGCTTGGATATTTCAAGACTAAAAAAACAAGACCGCAGTCGCTGTCCAAAATAG
- the LOC135196160 gene encoding uncharacterized protein LOC135196160 codes for MLMGEQFTSTGKCQFYMSKGKFMPNVFAVGVQKKGPLLRPLNKRISSLTQSGIYQHWLNNELRNATTCLTAPPKIIVQSALSIRNIWGIFMILVIGEGIGVGILLLELMVKKWTKTF; via the exons ATGTTGATGGGCGAGCAGTTTACCTCTACAG GAAAATGCCAGTTTTACATGTCAAAGGGAAAATTTATGCCGAATGTCTTTGCAGTGGGAGTCCAAAAGAAGGGTCCTTTGCTCCGGCCCCTAAATAAAAG AATTTCATCTCTTACGCAAAGTGGGATTTATCAGCATTGGCTGAACAATGAGCTTCGTAATGCCACGACGTGCCTGACTGCCCCGCCAAAAATCATCGTTCAAAGTGCACTCTCTATCAGAAACATATGG GGAATCTTCATGATACTTGTTATAGGAGAAGGCATAGGCGTGGGGATTCTTCTTCTCGAACTCATGGTGAAGAAATGGACGAAAACGTTCTAA